In Triticum urartu cultivar G1812 chromosome 6, Tu2.1, whole genome shotgun sequence, the following proteins share a genomic window:
- the LOC125515189 gene encoding uncharacterized protein LOC125515189, with translation MAAAAREGEFSERELEVAAILADLPSIVRACNRRRRQQEKQQQQARPEIPSWGRRRPRRAVAAAPAEKPAAAGDDGRSEGVASPDTPLAFPEDDEHAEAAAAAATEDAAKACAQDKWAQEQRGVVASLSHENARLLKQIEDFRARLHTSRSTNDSLKQIHQSKHKKRHRPEEEEEGQRRWKLQPRAADRPALDLNEPAEADAEEGRPPQTAALAAAPWVHRGHHHQNQQQQLMQMQHKAARRRRQEIRRAKAAAGRARRQG, from the exons ATGGCGGCCGCGGCGCGGGAGGGGGAGTTCAGCGAGCGTGAGCTCGAGGTGGCCGCCATTCTCGCGGACCTGCCGTCCATCGTGCGGGCCtgcaaccgccgccgccgccagcaggagaagcagcagcagcaggcgCGGCCGGAGATCCCCTCGTGGGGCCGGCGCCGGCCGCGGAGGGCCGTTGCGGCGGCGCCGGCCGAGAAGCCCGCGGCGGCCGGTGATGACGGCAGGAGCGAGGGCGTCGCCAGCCCGGACACCCCGCTCGCCTTCCCCGAGGACGACGAGCACGCCGAGGCCGCCGCCGCGGCGGCCACGGAGGACGCGGCCAAGGCCTGCGCGCAGGACAAG TGGGCGcaggagcagcgcggcgtggtcGCGAGCTTGTCCCACGAGAACGCCCGTCTCCTGAAG CAAATCGAGGACTTCAGGGCCCGGCTGCACACCTCGCGGAGCACCAACGACAGCCTCAAGCAGATTCACCAGAGCAAG CACAAGAAGCGGCaccggccggaggaggaggaggaggggcagCGGAGATGGAAGCTTCAGCCGCGCGCCGCCGACCGGCCGGCGCTGGACCTCAACGAGCCGGCGGAGGCCGACGCCGAGGAGGGCAGGCCGCCGCAGACCGCCGCTCTGGCGGCGGCGCCGTGGGTCCACCGAGGGCACCACCACCAGAACCAGCAGCAGCAGCTGATGCAGATGCAGCAcaaggcggcgcggcggcggcggcaggagaTCCGGCGGGCCAAGGCCGCGGCGGGCAGGGCGCGGCGGCAAGGATAA
- the LOC125515390 gene encoding disease resistance protein Pik-2-like gives MEATVLSVGKSVLSGALSYAQSALAEEVALQLGVRRDQAFITGELEMMQGFLMCAHEEGRDGRSMVVKIWVKQVRDVAYDVEDCLMDFAIRLDHQQSWWRIPRRLLDRRFVAKEMKELRSKVEDISQRNVRYHLIKESSGQPLSTTATISSEVILHVAEAKTRAALHLEEEKVDLAELIARDDLGPAIAVWGASTDVGVTSIIRAAYDNKQVKDKFQCRAWVRLTHPFNPNDLFVSLVRQFYQDSCEESGKASMQGGGTATGLTVLKKMAAPDHSLVDEFNRYVTEKRYLVVIADVSTIEEWDWIKTYFPRLNGGRIIVSTQQFEVARLCTEQPCTISEIKQIWSFDKDLYVFYHKAEAARIKEDGKAESSSNGEITSAEEAAREKQQHADQKPTGASVVAAALEEDRLIDRVAAKAKVIDFIDQDGEVISICGMGGLGKTTLVTSLYQQELSGRFQRRAWLTVPRLNHQEFYNDLLQQLCVDFHGDKEKHVTETQHVTETQQGNNGNETQPKKEQKPVDILAKVLLENKCLIVFDDLSSTMEWQLIRKLLPSSKDNTANRIIVTTRELNVAMCCSEKERKIYNLELLTKQDALRLFEKKVFKDIEERESYAHIPGLAEQANLILKKCDGLPLAISTIGSFLATKPKTAIEWRNLNKHINAELEMNKELEMIQTVLASSYEGLPYYLKVCFLYLSIFPEDHRIRWSRLVRRWIAEGYSRRIRDKTAVETGNSYITELINRSMVRPLQGDGIASGRKGFLDVHDLIRDIAISKATEESLVFTLDEGCDLNTQGKIRHLAVSSRWKRDKDAFESTLDLSHLRSLTVFGRLEAFFISDKMRLLRILDLEDTKGLTDQHLHQIGKLVHLIYLSLRGCDGNLRLPDSLGNLRHLQTLDVRDVRIINLPRTIIKLDKLRYLLVGFVPRNDYKETGEWVCMERIGWARDFLDESLEHIRAIFLHVHYAIYYQIRRGSLCIRVRSLCFCCLLLLLFSPFWLPVCLCYLMFLPGRFLWVLARDGCAGVPAYFMGIDPSGVKFPRGTRNLKSLHTVGVVNIDGENAILKELQDLTELRKLRVTGLNKKNRRSFCSAIANLKFLESLFVRSEGNPGLSDFLDGLSEPPNNLQSLKLYGNLVRLPAWVEKLTNLVKMELRSSRLSGEEVGTTLQVLGKLPNLAILRLLRESFEGQELCFSFKENAFPSLKVLSLDVPWGIQLVKFEDAAATNKIELLHVDFHSHDPMEEASMFSGLPSLPSLKEVVLSHATKRFMDELRAQFAGKTNQPILKVKSQLD, from the exons ATGGAGGCGACGGTGCTGAGCGTCGGCAAGTCCGTGCTGAGTGGAGCGCTTAGCTACGCCCAATCCGCCCTGGCCGAGGAGGTGGCCTTGCAGCTGGGAGTACGCCGTGATCAGGCCTTCATCACGGGTGAGCTCGAGATGATGCAGGGCTTCCTGATGTGTGCACACGAGGAGGGGCGAGATGGCAGAAGCATGGTGGTCAAGATCTGGGTGAAGCAAGTCCGTGACGTGGCATACGATGTCGAGGACTGCCTCATGGACTTTGCCATCAGGTTAGATCACCAGCAGTCGTGGTGGCGTATCCCTCGAAGGCTGCTTGACCGGCGTTTCGTGGCCAAGGAAATGAAGGAGCTCAGATCCAAGGTGGAGGACATCAGCCAGAGGAATGTCCGGTACCACCTCATAAAGGAATCATCTGGGCAGCCATTGTCTACCACTGCCACCATCAGCAGTGAGGTGATACTTCACGTCGCCGAAGCAAAGACACGAGCTGCACTTCACCTGGAAGAGGAAAAGGTGGATCTTGCCGAGCTGATCGCCAGAGATGACCTTGGGCCAGCAATCGCGGTGTGGGGAGCAAGCACCGATGTTGGGGTCACATCTATCATCAGAGCTGCCTATGACAATAAACAAGTGAAAGATAAGTTTCAGTGCCGAGCCTGGGTAAGGCTGACGCATCCCTTCAATCCAAATGACCTCTTTGTCAGCTTGGTGAGGCAGTTCTACCAAGATTCATGTGAAGAATCTGGTAAAGCAAGCATGCAAGGAGGAGGAACAGCCACTGGGCTGACAGTTCTGAAGAAGATGGCAGCACCAGATCATAGTTTGGTCGATGAGTTTAATCGGTATGTGACTGAGAAGAGGTACTTGGTTGTTATTGCTGATGTGTCTACCATAGAAGAGTGGGACTGGATCAAAACATACTTCCCGAGATTGAATGGGGGCCGGATTATTGTGTCCACGCAGCAATTTGAAGTTGCAAGGCTGTGCACTGAGCAGCCTTGCACAATATCAGAGATAAAACAAATATGGTCATTCGATAAGGACTTATATGTCTTCTACCACAAG GCAGAGGCGGCTCGAATCAAAGAGGACGGCAAGGCCGAGTCCAGCTCAAATGGTGAGATCACTAGCGCTGAAGAAGCCGCTCGTGAGAAACAGCAGCATGCAGATCAGAAGCCCACTGGTGCCAGTGTAGTGGCAGCCGCTTTGGAGGAAGATCGGCTTATCGACCGGGTGGCAGCAAAAGCTAAAGTTATTGATTTCATCGATCAAGATGGCGAGGTGATCAGCATTTGTGGAATGGGTGGTCTTGGGAAAACCACTCTTGTCACAAGTCTCTACCAACAAGAACTCAGTGGAAGGTTTCAGAGGCGCGCTTGGTTAACGGTGCCGCGTCTAAACCATCAAGAATTTTACAATGATTTGTTACAGCAATTATGTGTGGATTTTCATGGAGACAAAGAAAAGCACGTCACTGAAACACAACACGTCACTGAAACACAACAAGGTAACAATGGAAATGAGACACAACCAAAGAAAGAGCAAAAACCAGTTGACATTTTGGCAAAGGTTTTATTGGAAAACAAATGCCTGATTGTTTTTGATGATCTATCATCGACCATGGAATGGCAATTGATAAGGAAGCTCTTGCCATCATCGAAGGACAATACCGCTAACCGGATCATTGTCACAACGCGGGAACTGAATGTTGCAATGTGTTGTTCGGAGAAAGAACGCAAAATATACAATCTCGAGCTTCTAACTAAACAGGATGCTCTCCGCCTATTTGAAAAGAAG GTATTCAAGGATATCGAAGAGAGGGAAAGTTATGCTCATATTCCGGGCCTGGCTGAGCAAGCAAATCttatattgaagaagtgtgacgGCCTCCCTCTTGCTATATCCACCATAGGTAGCTTCCTGGCAACCAAACCTAAAACTGCTATAGAGTGGAGGAATTTGAACAAACACATCAACGCAGAGCTAGagatgaataaagagcttgagaTGATACAGACAGTCCTTGCTTCAAGTTACGAAGGTTTACCTTATTATCTCAAGGTTTGCTTCTTGTATTTATCCATTTTTCCTGAAGATCACCGCATCAGATGGTCTCGTTTGGTGAGGCGCTGGATTGCAGAGGGGTATTCGAGGCGAATACGCGACAAGACTGCAGTTGAAACCGGGAACAGCTACATCACCGAGCTTATCAATAGGAGTATGGTCCGACCATTACAAGGAGATGGGATTGCAAGTGGGAGGAAAGGTTTCTTGGacgtccatgatctcatccgtgACATTGCAATCTCAAAGGCAACAGAGGAAAGTCTTGTTTTTACACTGGATGAAGGATGTGATTTAAACACCCAAGGCAAAATCCGTCACCTTGCTGTAAGCAGCAGGTGGAAAAGAGATAAAGATGCATTTGAGAGTACACTGGACTTGTCTCACTTAAGATCATTAACAGTATTTGGAAGATTGGAGGCATTTTTCATTTCTGATAAGATGAGATTACTCCGAATACTGGACTTGGAAGACACAAAGGGTCTGACAGATCAACACCTCCATCAGATTGGGAAGCTTGTTCACCTAATCTACCTTTCTCTGCGAGGATGTGATGGAAACTTGCGCCTGCCAGATTCACTGGGTAATCTGAGGCATCTTCAGACACTGGATGTAAGAGATGTACGCATAATAAATCTGCCAAGAACAATTATCAAGCTTGACAAGTTACGTTATCTCCTTGTGGGCTTTGTACCACGGAATGATTACAAGGAAACAGGAGAATGGGTTTGCATGGAACGCATAGGGTGGGCGCGTGACTTCTTGGATGAAAGCCTCGAGCACATCAGGGCCATCTTCTTGCATGTACATTACGCCATCTATTACCAAATACGTCGCGGCAGTCTCTGCATCAGAGTCCGCTCCCTCTGCTTCTGCTGTCTGTTGCTTTTACTTTTTTCACCATTTTGGTTACCAGTTTGCCTCTGCTACTTGATGTTTCTCCCTGGGCGTTTCTTATGGGTGCTTGCAAGAGATGGTTGTGCCGGGGTGCCTGCTTACTTTATGGGGATAGATCCATCTGGTGTCAAATTCCCAAGAGGAACCAGGAACCTCAAGTCTCTGCACACAGTGGGTGTTGTCAATATTGATGGGGAAAATGCCATTCTTAAAGAGCTTCAAGATCTTACCGAGTTGCGTAAGTTAAGAGTGACTGGTCTGAATAAGAAAAATCGCagaagcttctgttcggccatTGCCAATCTCAAATTCCTGGAATCCTTGTTTGTGCGGTCAGAAGGGAATCCTGGTCTATCTGACTTCTTGGATGGCCTGTCTGAGCCTCCAAATAACCTTCAAAGCCTCAAGTTGTACGGCAACTTGGTCAGACTGCCGGCATGGGTCGAAAAGCTCACAAATCTCGTGAAGATGGAGCTACGGAGCAGCCGCTTATCTGGGGAGGAGGTTGGTACCACGCTGCAAGTCCTTGGCAAGCTACCAAACCTAGCAATCTTACGTCTGCTGAGGGAGTCGTTCGAGGGTCAGGAGCTGTGTTTCAGCTTCAAAGAGAATGCATTTCCAAGCCTCAAGGTGTTGTCGCTGGATGTCCCATGGGGCATCCAATTGGTCAAGTTTGAAGACGCGGCAGCGACCAATAAGATTGAGCTGCTGCATGTGGATTTTCATTCGCATGACCCTATGGAAGAAGCTTCGATGTTTTCTGGGCTACCATCCTTGCCAAGCCTAAAGGAAGTCGTACTCAGCCATGCCACTAAACGTTTTATGGATGAATTGCGAGCCCAGTTTGCTGGGAAGACAAACCAACCCATTCTGAAGGTCAAGAGTCAATTGGATTGA